One Salmo trutta chromosome 26, fSalTru1.1, whole genome shotgun sequence DNA window includes the following coding sequences:
- the LOC115163473 gene encoding phosphatidylinositol-binding clathrin assembly protein isoform X1, with translation MSGQSITDRITAAQHSVTGSAVSKTVCKATTHEIMGPKKKHLDYLIHCTNEMNVNIPQLADSLFERTTSTSWVVVFKSLIATHHLMVYGNERFVQYLASRNTLFNLSNFLDKSGLQGLSLPGYDMSTFIRRYSRYLNEKAVSYRQVAFDFTKVKRGVDGVMRTMNTEKLLKTIPIIQSQMDALLDFNVNANELTNGVINAGFMLLFKDSIRLFAAYNEGIINLLEKYFDMKKTQCKEGLDIYKKFLTRMTRISEFLKVAEQVGIDRGDIPDLSQFTVCAPSSLLEALEQHLASLEGKKVKDSTAASRASTLSNAVSSLASTGMSFTKVDEREKQAALEEEQARLKALKEQRLKELSKRPSFATTDTSPVSTTGGTISTAPAIDLFSTPSCSNGALKMESDLFDIQQTFNPSVQASSTGLPVATAWADPFTSAEAGDDSMPNLNPFLSKVVVDAAAHLPVVSSDGVSYSSRTSGHEMFGDRYNPFTDTNSSVSSNYKRTVRIEHSISDSFCGGPVSMAQHLPHQAPYPTEPSTVACLFRGYSTASQAPPPGALQVDFESVFGAKATGINNIDSDDILKPTMVGSNQALCSINQLSDKLVGDDLDSSLANLVGNLGIGNGTTKNDIHWSQPGEKRLTGGSNWQPKAAPNTTWNPVSMTPPVMAYPATTPTGMVGGYGMPPQQLGSMGMMNQPNMMYNQPIMRPPNPFGSVSSAQPSAASSPSSQSPLRAPGQDPFAQLSLKDFL, from the exons ATGTCGGGGCAGAGCATTACTGACAGGATAACTGCAGCCCAGCACAGTGTAACTGGATCTGCTGTGTCCAAAACAGTATGCAAGGCCACCACACATGAAATAATGGGCCCGAAAAAGAAACATTTGGATT ACCTGATCCATTGCACCAATGAGATGAATGTGAACATTCCCCAGCTGGCTGACTCGCTGTTTGAAAGGACCACCAGCACGAGCTGGGTGGTGGTCTTCAAGTCGCTCATCGCCACACACCACCTTATGGTCTACGGCAATGAG CGTTTTGTGCAGTACTTGGCTTCAAGGAACACATTATTCAACCTCAGTAATTTTTTGGACAAAAGTGGTTTACAAG gtctctctctcccaggctaCGATATGTCCACGTTTATCCGGAGGTACAGTCGATATCTGAATGAAAAGGCTGTGTCATACAGACAGGTTGCCTTTGACTTCACTAAAGTAAAGCGAGG GGTGGATGGGGTGATGAGGACCATGAATACAGAGAAGCTACTGAAGACCATCCCTATCATACAAAGCCAGATGGACGCCCTCCTCGACTTCAAT GTTAATGCCAATGAGCTCACAAACGGAGTGATCAATGCAGGGTTCATGCTCCTTTTCAAAGATTCCATTAGGCTTTTCGCTGCATATAACGAAGGCATCATCAACCTGCTGG AGAAGTACTTTGACATGAAGAAAACCCAGTGTAAAGAGGGCCTGGATATCTACAAGAAGTTCCTGACCCGAATGACCCGAATCTCAGAGTTCCTTAAAGTGGCAGAG CAGGTGGGGATTGATCGAGGAGACATTCCAGACCTTTCCCAG TTCACAGTTTGT GCTCCCAGTAGCCTCCTGGAAGCTCTGGAGCAGCACCTGGCCTCTCTAGAGGGGAAGAAAGTCAAAGACTCCACTGCTGCCAGCAG GGCTAGTACTCTATCCAACGCAGTGTCCTCGCTGGCCAGTACAGGGATGTCTTTTACTAAAGTAGATGAGCGGGAGAAGCAGGCTGCTCTGGAGGAGGAACAAGCTCGTCTCAAAGCACTGAAG GAACAGAGGCTGAAGGAGCTCTCTAAGAGGCCTTCCTTCGCCACCACAGACACGTCTCCGGTCTCCACCACCGGGGGCACTATCAGCACAGCCCCGGCCATCGACCTCTTCTCCACACCCAGCTGCTCCAATGG TGCTCTGAAGATGGAGAGTGACCTGTTTGACATTCAGCAGACCTTTAACCCTTCAGTGCAGGCCAGTTCTACAGGGCTTCCTGTGGCCACAGCATGGGCAG ATCCATTCACCTCTGCTGAAGCTGGAGATGACTCCatgccaaaccttaaccctttccTCTCAAAAGTTGTTGTCGATGCCGCCGCTCACTTGCCTGTCGTGTCCTCCGACGGTGTTAGCTATTCCTCTAGGACGTCTGGTCATGAAATGTTTGGTG ATCGTTATAATCCCTTTACTGACACAAACTCGTCCGTTTCAAGCAATTACAAACGCACAGTGCGGATAGAACACTCCATCTCAG ACTCCTTCTGTGGTGGTCCAGTGTCCATGGCCCAGCACCTTCCACACCAGGCTCCCTACCCCACTGAGCCCTCTACTGTAGCATGTCTATTCAGAG GGTACTCCACAGCATCACAGGCCCCTCCCCCAGGAGCACTCCAGGTGGATTTCGAGTCAGTCTTTGGAGCGAAAGCTACCGGCATTAACAACATTGACTCTGATG ACATCCTGAAACCCACCATGGTCGGCTCCAATCAGGCCCTGTGCTCCATCAATCAGCTGTCAGACAAACTGGTTGGAGATGACCTGGACTCCTCCCTGGCCAACCTGGTGGGCA ATCTCGGGATTGGAAATGGCACAACAAAAAA TGACATCCACTGGAGCCAGCCTGGGGAGAAGAGGCTGACTGGCGGAAGCAACTGGCAGCCCAAAGCAGCCCCAAACACCACCTGGAACCCCGTCTCCATG ACCCCCCCAGTCATGGCCTACCCTGCCACAACACCAACAGGCATGGTGGGGGGATATGGCATG CCACCCCAACAGCTTGGCTCTATGGGTATGATGAACCAACCCAACATGATGTACAACCAGCCCATCATGAGGCCGCCCAACCCCTTCGGCTCTGTTTCCAGTGcccag CCCTCTGCAGCCTCTAGTCCTTCCAGCCAGAGTCCTCTCAGAGCCCCCGGACAGGACCCATTTGCACAGCTCTCTCTCAAGGATTTCTTGTAG
- the LOC115163473 gene encoding phosphatidylinositol-binding clathrin assembly protein isoform X4, producing MSGQSITDRITAAQHSVTGSAVSKTVCKATTHEIMGPKKKHLDYLIHCTNEMNVNIPQLADSLFERTTSTSWVVVFKSLIATHHLMVYGNERFVQYLASRNTLFNLSNFLDKSGLQGLSLPGYDMSTFIRRYSRYLNEKAVSYRQVAFDFTKVKRGVDGVMRTMNTEKLLKTIPIIQSQMDALLDFNVNANELTNGVINAGFMLLFKDSIRLFAAYNEGIINLLEKYFDMKKTQCKEGLDIYKKFLTRMTRISEFLKVAEQVGIDRGDIPDLSQAPSSLLEALEQHLASLEGKKVKDSTAASRASTLSNAVSSLASTGMSFTKVDEREKQAALEEEQARLKALKEQRLKELSKRPSFATTDTSPVSTTGGTISTAPAIDLFSTPSCSNGALKMESDLFDIQQTFNPSVQASSTGLPVATAWADPFTSAEAGDDSMPNLNPFLSKVVVDAAAHLPVVSSDGVSYSSRTSGHEMFGDRYNPFTDTNSSVSSNYKRTVRIEHSISDSFCGGPVSMAQHLPHQAPYPTEPSTVACLFRGYSTASQAPPPGALQVDFESVFGAKATGINNIDSDDILKPTMVGSNQALCSINQLSDKLVGDDLDSSLANLVGNLGIGNGTTKNDIHWSQPGEKRLTGGSNWQPKAAPNTTWNPVSMTPPVMAYPATTPTGMVGGYGMPPQQLGSMGMMNQPNMMYNQPIMRPPNPFGSVSSAQPSAASSPSSQSPLRAPGQDPFAQLSLKDFL from the exons ATGTCGGGGCAGAGCATTACTGACAGGATAACTGCAGCCCAGCACAGTGTAACTGGATCTGCTGTGTCCAAAACAGTATGCAAGGCCACCACACATGAAATAATGGGCCCGAAAAAGAAACATTTGGATT ACCTGATCCATTGCACCAATGAGATGAATGTGAACATTCCCCAGCTGGCTGACTCGCTGTTTGAAAGGACCACCAGCACGAGCTGGGTGGTGGTCTTCAAGTCGCTCATCGCCACACACCACCTTATGGTCTACGGCAATGAG CGTTTTGTGCAGTACTTGGCTTCAAGGAACACATTATTCAACCTCAGTAATTTTTTGGACAAAAGTGGTTTACAAG gtctctctctcccaggctaCGATATGTCCACGTTTATCCGGAGGTACAGTCGATATCTGAATGAAAAGGCTGTGTCATACAGACAGGTTGCCTTTGACTTCACTAAAGTAAAGCGAGG GGTGGATGGGGTGATGAGGACCATGAATACAGAGAAGCTACTGAAGACCATCCCTATCATACAAAGCCAGATGGACGCCCTCCTCGACTTCAAT GTTAATGCCAATGAGCTCACAAACGGAGTGATCAATGCAGGGTTCATGCTCCTTTTCAAAGATTCCATTAGGCTTTTCGCTGCATATAACGAAGGCATCATCAACCTGCTGG AGAAGTACTTTGACATGAAGAAAACCCAGTGTAAAGAGGGCCTGGATATCTACAAGAAGTTCCTGACCCGAATGACCCGAATCTCAGAGTTCCTTAAAGTGGCAGAG CAGGTGGGGATTGATCGAGGAGACATTCCAGACCTTTCCCAG GCTCCCAGTAGCCTCCTGGAAGCTCTGGAGCAGCACCTGGCCTCTCTAGAGGGGAAGAAAGTCAAAGACTCCACTGCTGCCAGCAG GGCTAGTACTCTATCCAACGCAGTGTCCTCGCTGGCCAGTACAGGGATGTCTTTTACTAAAGTAGATGAGCGGGAGAAGCAGGCTGCTCTGGAGGAGGAACAAGCTCGTCTCAAAGCACTGAAG GAACAGAGGCTGAAGGAGCTCTCTAAGAGGCCTTCCTTCGCCACCACAGACACGTCTCCGGTCTCCACCACCGGGGGCACTATCAGCACAGCCCCGGCCATCGACCTCTTCTCCACACCCAGCTGCTCCAATGG TGCTCTGAAGATGGAGAGTGACCTGTTTGACATTCAGCAGACCTTTAACCCTTCAGTGCAGGCCAGTTCTACAGGGCTTCCTGTGGCCACAGCATGGGCAG ATCCATTCACCTCTGCTGAAGCTGGAGATGACTCCatgccaaaccttaaccctttccTCTCAAAAGTTGTTGTCGATGCCGCCGCTCACTTGCCTGTCGTGTCCTCCGACGGTGTTAGCTATTCCTCTAGGACGTCTGGTCATGAAATGTTTGGTG ATCGTTATAATCCCTTTACTGACACAAACTCGTCCGTTTCAAGCAATTACAAACGCACAGTGCGGATAGAACACTCCATCTCAG ACTCCTTCTGTGGTGGTCCAGTGTCCATGGCCCAGCACCTTCCACACCAGGCTCCCTACCCCACTGAGCCCTCTACTGTAGCATGTCTATTCAGAG GGTACTCCACAGCATCACAGGCCCCTCCCCCAGGAGCACTCCAGGTGGATTTCGAGTCAGTCTTTGGAGCGAAAGCTACCGGCATTAACAACATTGACTCTGATG ACATCCTGAAACCCACCATGGTCGGCTCCAATCAGGCCCTGTGCTCCATCAATCAGCTGTCAGACAAACTGGTTGGAGATGACCTGGACTCCTCCCTGGCCAACCTGGTGGGCA ATCTCGGGATTGGAAATGGCACAACAAAAAA TGACATCCACTGGAGCCAGCCTGGGGAGAAGAGGCTGACTGGCGGAAGCAACTGGCAGCCCAAAGCAGCCCCAAACACCACCTGGAACCCCGTCTCCATG ACCCCCCCAGTCATGGCCTACCCTGCCACAACACCAACAGGCATGGTGGGGGGATATGGCATG CCACCCCAACAGCTTGGCTCTATGGGTATGATGAACCAACCCAACATGATGTACAACCAGCCCATCATGAGGCCGCCCAACCCCTTCGGCTCTGTTTCCAGTGcccag CCCTCTGCAGCCTCTAGTCCTTCCAGCCAGAGTCCTCTCAGAGCCCCCGGACAGGACCCATTTGCACAGCTCTCTCTCAAGGATTTCTTGTAG
- the LOC115163473 gene encoding phosphatidylinositol-binding clathrin assembly protein isoform X5, which translates to MSGQSITDRITAAQHSVTGSAVSKTVCKATTHEIMGPKKKHLDYLIHCTNEMNVNIPQLADSLFERTTSTSWVVVFKSLIATHHLMVYGNERFVQYLASRNTLFNLSNFLDKSGLQGYDMSTFIRRYSRYLNEKAVSYRQVAFDFTKVKRGVDGVMRTMNTEKLLKTIPIIQSQMDALLDFNVNANELTNGVINAGFMLLFKDSIRLFAAYNEGIINLLEKYFDMKKTQCKEGLDIYKKFLTRMTRISEFLKVAEQVGIDRGDIPDLSQFTVCAPSSLLEALEQHLASLEGKKVKDSTAASRASTLSNAVSSLASTGMSFTKVDEREKQAALEEEQARLKALKEQRLKELSKRPSFATTDTSPVSTTGGTISTAPAIDLFSTPSCSNGALKMESDLFDIQQTFNPSVQASSTGLPVATAWADPFTSAEAGDDSMPNLNPFLSKVVVDAAAHLPVVSSDGVSYSSRTSGHEMFGDRYNPFTDTNSSVSSNYKRTVRIEHSISDSFCGGPVSMAQHLPHQAPYPTEPSTVACLFRGYSTASQAPPPGALQVDFESVFGAKATGINNIDSDDILKPTMVGSNQALCSINQLSDKLVGDDLDSSLANLVGNLGIGNGTTKNDIHWSQPGEKRLTGGSNWQPKAAPNTTWNPVSMTPPVMAYPATTPTGMVGGYGMPPQQLGSMGMMNQPNMMYNQPIMRPPNPFGSVSSAQPSAASSPSSQSPLRAPGQDPFAQLSLKDFL; encoded by the exons ATGTCGGGGCAGAGCATTACTGACAGGATAACTGCAGCCCAGCACAGTGTAACTGGATCTGCTGTGTCCAAAACAGTATGCAAGGCCACCACACATGAAATAATGGGCCCGAAAAAGAAACATTTGGATT ACCTGATCCATTGCACCAATGAGATGAATGTGAACATTCCCCAGCTGGCTGACTCGCTGTTTGAAAGGACCACCAGCACGAGCTGGGTGGTGGTCTTCAAGTCGCTCATCGCCACACACCACCTTATGGTCTACGGCAATGAG CGTTTTGTGCAGTACTTGGCTTCAAGGAACACATTATTCAACCTCAGTAATTTTTTGGACAAAAGTGGTTTACAAG gctaCGATATGTCCACGTTTATCCGGAGGTACAGTCGATATCTGAATGAAAAGGCTGTGTCATACAGACAGGTTGCCTTTGACTTCACTAAAGTAAAGCGAGG GGTGGATGGGGTGATGAGGACCATGAATACAGAGAAGCTACTGAAGACCATCCCTATCATACAAAGCCAGATGGACGCCCTCCTCGACTTCAAT GTTAATGCCAATGAGCTCACAAACGGAGTGATCAATGCAGGGTTCATGCTCCTTTTCAAAGATTCCATTAGGCTTTTCGCTGCATATAACGAAGGCATCATCAACCTGCTGG AGAAGTACTTTGACATGAAGAAAACCCAGTGTAAAGAGGGCCTGGATATCTACAAGAAGTTCCTGACCCGAATGACCCGAATCTCAGAGTTCCTTAAAGTGGCAGAG CAGGTGGGGATTGATCGAGGAGACATTCCAGACCTTTCCCAG TTCACAGTTTGT GCTCCCAGTAGCCTCCTGGAAGCTCTGGAGCAGCACCTGGCCTCTCTAGAGGGGAAGAAAGTCAAAGACTCCACTGCTGCCAGCAG GGCTAGTACTCTATCCAACGCAGTGTCCTCGCTGGCCAGTACAGGGATGTCTTTTACTAAAGTAGATGAGCGGGAGAAGCAGGCTGCTCTGGAGGAGGAACAAGCTCGTCTCAAAGCACTGAAG GAACAGAGGCTGAAGGAGCTCTCTAAGAGGCCTTCCTTCGCCACCACAGACACGTCTCCGGTCTCCACCACCGGGGGCACTATCAGCACAGCCCCGGCCATCGACCTCTTCTCCACACCCAGCTGCTCCAATGG TGCTCTGAAGATGGAGAGTGACCTGTTTGACATTCAGCAGACCTTTAACCCTTCAGTGCAGGCCAGTTCTACAGGGCTTCCTGTGGCCACAGCATGGGCAG ATCCATTCACCTCTGCTGAAGCTGGAGATGACTCCatgccaaaccttaaccctttccTCTCAAAAGTTGTTGTCGATGCCGCCGCTCACTTGCCTGTCGTGTCCTCCGACGGTGTTAGCTATTCCTCTAGGACGTCTGGTCATGAAATGTTTGGTG ATCGTTATAATCCCTTTACTGACACAAACTCGTCCGTTTCAAGCAATTACAAACGCACAGTGCGGATAGAACACTCCATCTCAG ACTCCTTCTGTGGTGGTCCAGTGTCCATGGCCCAGCACCTTCCACACCAGGCTCCCTACCCCACTGAGCCCTCTACTGTAGCATGTCTATTCAGAG GGTACTCCACAGCATCACAGGCCCCTCCCCCAGGAGCACTCCAGGTGGATTTCGAGTCAGTCTTTGGAGCGAAAGCTACCGGCATTAACAACATTGACTCTGATG ACATCCTGAAACCCACCATGGTCGGCTCCAATCAGGCCCTGTGCTCCATCAATCAGCTGTCAGACAAACTGGTTGGAGATGACCTGGACTCCTCCCTGGCCAACCTGGTGGGCA ATCTCGGGATTGGAAATGGCACAACAAAAAA TGACATCCACTGGAGCCAGCCTGGGGAGAAGAGGCTGACTGGCGGAAGCAACTGGCAGCCCAAAGCAGCCCCAAACACCACCTGGAACCCCGTCTCCATG ACCCCCCCAGTCATGGCCTACCCTGCCACAACACCAACAGGCATGGTGGGGGGATATGGCATG CCACCCCAACAGCTTGGCTCTATGGGTATGATGAACCAACCCAACATGATGTACAACCAGCCCATCATGAGGCCGCCCAACCCCTTCGGCTCTGTTTCCAGTGcccag CCCTCTGCAGCCTCTAGTCCTTCCAGCCAGAGTCCTCTCAGAGCCCCCGGACAGGACCCATTTGCACAGCTCTCTCTCAAGGATTTCTTGTAG
- the LOC115163473 gene encoding phosphatidylinositol-binding clathrin assembly protein isoform X11 yields the protein MSGQSITDRITAAQHSVTGSAVSKTVCKATTHEIMGPKKKHLDYLIHCTNEMNVNIPQLADSLFERTTSTSWVVVFKSLIATHHLMVYGNERFVQYLASRNTLFNLSNFLDKSGLQGLSLPGYDMSTFIRRYSRYLNEKAVSYRQVAFDFTKVKRGVDGVMRTMNTEKLLKTIPIIQSQMDALLDFNVNANELTNGVINAGFMLLFKDSIRLFAAYNEGIINLLEKYFDMKKTQCKEGLDIYKKFLTRMTRISEFLKVAEQVGIDRGDIPDLSQFTVCAPSSLLEALEQHLASLEGKKVKDSTAASRASTLSNAVSSLASTGMSFTKVDEREKQAALEEEQARLKALKEQRLKELSKRPSFATTDTSPVSTTGGTISTAPAIDLFSTPSCSNGALKMESDLFDIQQTFNPSVQASSTGLPVATAWADPFTSAEAGDDSMPNLNPFLSKVVVDAAAHLPVVSSDGVSYSSRTSGHEMFGDSFCGGPVSMAQHLPHQAPYPTEPSTVACLFRGYSTASQAPPPGALQVDFESVFGAKATGINNIDSDDILKPTMVGSNQALCSINQLSDKLVGDDLDSSLANLVGNLGIGNGTTKNDIHWSQPGEKRLTGGSNWQPKAAPNTTWNPVSMTPPVMAYPATTPTGMVGGYGMPPQQLGSMGMMNQPNMMYNQPIMRPPNPFGSVSSAQPSAASSPSSQSPLRAPGQDPFAQLSLKDFL from the exons ATGTCGGGGCAGAGCATTACTGACAGGATAACTGCAGCCCAGCACAGTGTAACTGGATCTGCTGTGTCCAAAACAGTATGCAAGGCCACCACACATGAAATAATGGGCCCGAAAAAGAAACATTTGGATT ACCTGATCCATTGCACCAATGAGATGAATGTGAACATTCCCCAGCTGGCTGACTCGCTGTTTGAAAGGACCACCAGCACGAGCTGGGTGGTGGTCTTCAAGTCGCTCATCGCCACACACCACCTTATGGTCTACGGCAATGAG CGTTTTGTGCAGTACTTGGCTTCAAGGAACACATTATTCAACCTCAGTAATTTTTTGGACAAAAGTGGTTTACAAG gtctctctctcccaggctaCGATATGTCCACGTTTATCCGGAGGTACAGTCGATATCTGAATGAAAAGGCTGTGTCATACAGACAGGTTGCCTTTGACTTCACTAAAGTAAAGCGAGG GGTGGATGGGGTGATGAGGACCATGAATACAGAGAAGCTACTGAAGACCATCCCTATCATACAAAGCCAGATGGACGCCCTCCTCGACTTCAAT GTTAATGCCAATGAGCTCACAAACGGAGTGATCAATGCAGGGTTCATGCTCCTTTTCAAAGATTCCATTAGGCTTTTCGCTGCATATAACGAAGGCATCATCAACCTGCTGG AGAAGTACTTTGACATGAAGAAAACCCAGTGTAAAGAGGGCCTGGATATCTACAAGAAGTTCCTGACCCGAATGACCCGAATCTCAGAGTTCCTTAAAGTGGCAGAG CAGGTGGGGATTGATCGAGGAGACATTCCAGACCTTTCCCAG TTCACAGTTTGT GCTCCCAGTAGCCTCCTGGAAGCTCTGGAGCAGCACCTGGCCTCTCTAGAGGGGAAGAAAGTCAAAGACTCCACTGCTGCCAGCAG GGCTAGTACTCTATCCAACGCAGTGTCCTCGCTGGCCAGTACAGGGATGTCTTTTACTAAAGTAGATGAGCGGGAGAAGCAGGCTGCTCTGGAGGAGGAACAAGCTCGTCTCAAAGCACTGAAG GAACAGAGGCTGAAGGAGCTCTCTAAGAGGCCTTCCTTCGCCACCACAGACACGTCTCCGGTCTCCACCACCGGGGGCACTATCAGCACAGCCCCGGCCATCGACCTCTTCTCCACACCCAGCTGCTCCAATGG TGCTCTGAAGATGGAGAGTGACCTGTTTGACATTCAGCAGACCTTTAACCCTTCAGTGCAGGCCAGTTCTACAGGGCTTCCTGTGGCCACAGCATGGGCAG ATCCATTCACCTCTGCTGAAGCTGGAGATGACTCCatgccaaaccttaaccctttccTCTCAAAAGTTGTTGTCGATGCCGCCGCTCACTTGCCTGTCGTGTCCTCCGACGGTGTTAGCTATTCCTCTAGGACGTCTGGTCATGAAATGTTTGGTG ACTCCTTCTGTGGTGGTCCAGTGTCCATGGCCCAGCACCTTCCACACCAGGCTCCCTACCCCACTGAGCCCTCTACTGTAGCATGTCTATTCAGAG GGTACTCCACAGCATCACAGGCCCCTCCCCCAGGAGCACTCCAGGTGGATTTCGAGTCAGTCTTTGGAGCGAAAGCTACCGGCATTAACAACATTGACTCTGATG ACATCCTGAAACCCACCATGGTCGGCTCCAATCAGGCCCTGTGCTCCATCAATCAGCTGTCAGACAAACTGGTTGGAGATGACCTGGACTCCTCCCTGGCCAACCTGGTGGGCA ATCTCGGGATTGGAAATGGCACAACAAAAAA TGACATCCACTGGAGCCAGCCTGGGGAGAAGAGGCTGACTGGCGGAAGCAACTGGCAGCCCAAAGCAGCCCCAAACACCACCTGGAACCCCGTCTCCATG ACCCCCCCAGTCATGGCCTACCCTGCCACAACACCAACAGGCATGGTGGGGGGATATGGCATG CCACCCCAACAGCTTGGCTCTATGGGTATGATGAACCAACCCAACATGATGTACAACCAGCCCATCATGAGGCCGCCCAACCCCTTCGGCTCTGTTTCCAGTGcccag CCCTCTGCAGCCTCTAGTCCTTCCAGCCAGAGTCCTCTCAGAGCCCCCGGACAGGACCCATTTGCACAGCTCTCTCTCAAGGATTTCTTGTAG